The following proteins are encoded in a genomic region of Synechococcus sp. CBW1002:
- a CDS encoding BMC domain-containing protein gives MANETMGIALGMIETRGLVPAIEAADAMTKAAEVRLIGREFVGGGYVTVLVRGETGAVNAAVRAGADACERVGDGLVAAHIIARPHREVEPALGNGNFVGSKD, from the coding sequence ATGGCAAACGAAACCATGGGCATCGCCCTCGGCATGATCGAGACCCGTGGCCTGGTGCCGGCGATCGAAGCAGCCGATGCCATGACCAAGGCCGCTGAAGTGCGTCTGATCGGTCGTGAGTTCGTGGGCGGCGGTTACGTGACCGTGTTGGTCCGTGGTGAAACCGGCGCTGTGAACGCGGCCGTTCGTGCTGGCGCCGATGCCTGCGAGCGCGTGGGTGATGGCCTGGTGGCCGCCCACATCATTGCCCGCCCCCACCGCGAGGTTGAGCCCGCCCTGGGCAACGGCAATTTCGTCGGTTCCAAGGACTGA
- a CDS encoding ribulose bisphosphate carboxylase small subunit has product MPFKSTVGDYQTVATLETFGFLPPMTQDEIYDQIAYIIAQGWSPLVEHVHPSRSMATYWSFWKLPFFGEKDLGVIVSELEACHRAYPDHHVRLVGYDAYTQSQGACFVVFEGR; this is encoded by the coding sequence ATGCCTTTCAAGAGCACCGTGGGTGACTATCAAACAGTCGCCACCCTGGAGACATTCGGCTTCCTGCCGCCGATGACCCAGGACGAGATCTACGACCAGATCGCCTACATCATTGCCCAGGGATGGAGCCCCCTGGTTGAGCACGTTCACCCCAGCCGCTCCATGGCGACCTACTGGTCGTTCTGGAAACTGCCGTTCTTCGGTGAAAAGGATCTCGGCGTGATCGTCAGCGAGCTTGAGGCTTGCCATCGGGCCTATCCCGATCATCACGTCCGCCTGGTGGGCTACGACGCTTACACCCAGAGCCAGGGCGCCTGCTTCGTGGTCTTCGAAGGCCGCTGA
- a CDS encoding sodium-dependent bicarbonate transport family permease, with protein sequence MESGLVLQNLVSPPVLFFFLGMLAVLVGSDLEIPAPLPKLFSLYLLLAIGFKGGLELQHSGLGGQVTLTITAAVLMSMLVPLTSFLILRSRLDSYNAAAVAAAYGSISAVTFITAESFLTVLQVQFDGFMVAALALMESPAIIVGLLLVKLAVPAEPNSGRSIGWPSLLREAFLNGSVFLLMGSLVIGFLVAAFSPAGLEKMDPFINKLFYGALSFFLLDMGIVSAQRLHDLRRAGPFLIGFAVGAPLVHAAVGLVVARALSLPQGDALLFMVLCASASYIAVPAAMRMTVPQANPSLYISTALGVTFPFNIVVGLPLYMAMVQRWIPAG encoded by the coding sequence ATGGAATCAGGACTGGTTCTCCAGAACCTTGTGTCACCGCCGGTTCTGTTTTTCTTCCTCGGCATGCTGGCGGTGCTGGTGGGCTCGGATCTGGAGATCCCGGCGCCGCTGCCGAAGCTGTTTTCGTTGTATCTGTTGCTGGCGATCGGCTTCAAGGGCGGTTTGGAGCTGCAGCACAGTGGTCTTGGCGGCCAGGTGACGCTCACGATCACGGCGGCGGTGCTGATGTCGATGCTGGTGCCGTTGACCAGCTTTCTGATCCTGCGCAGTCGTCTGGATTCTTATAACGCCGCTGCGGTGGCCGCGGCCTACGGATCGATCAGTGCCGTCACCTTCATTACAGCAGAAAGTTTCCTCACAGTGCTGCAAGTGCAGTTTGATGGCTTCATGGTGGCGGCCCTTGCTCTGATGGAGTCGCCCGCCATCATTGTGGGGCTGTTGCTGGTGAAACTGGCGGTGCCGGCTGAGCCCAACAGCGGCCGCTCGATTGGCTGGCCTTCTTTGCTGCGAGAGGCATTTCTGAACGGTTCGGTCTTTCTGCTGATGGGAAGTCTGGTGATCGGATTTCTGGTGGCAGCCTTTAGCCCCGCTGGGCTGGAGAAGATGGATCCCTTCATCAATAAACTCTTTTATGGCGCCCTCAGTTTCTTCCTGCTGGACATGGGAATTGTCTCGGCCCAGCGCCTCCACGATCTGCGCCGGGCCGGTCCCTTCCTGATCGGTTTTGCTGTTGGCGCTCCCCTGGTGCACGCCGCCGTTGGACTGGTGGTGGCCAGGGCGCTGTCGCTGCCGCAGGGGGATGCACTGCTGTTCATGGTGCTCTGTGCCAGCGCCTCCTACATCGCCGTTCCTGCGGCGATGCGGATGACGGTGCCGCAGGCCAATCCCAGCCTCTACATCTCCACCGCGCTGGGGGTCACCTTCCCCTTCAACATCGTGGTTGGACTGCCTCTCTATATGGCGATGGTGCAGCGCTGGATCCCGGCCGGCTAG
- a CDS encoding ferredoxin:protochlorophyllide reductase (ATP-dependent) subunit N produces MGAVAPWAPAVTAGGQESSSHLPPVLRESGQREVFCGLTSIVWLHRRMPDAFFLVVGSRTCAHLVQSAAGVMIFAEPRFGTAILGERDLAGLADANEELDRLVRDLLERRPEIRTLFLVGSCPSEVIKLDLGKAAERLNGQLAGRVRVLNYSGSGIETTFTQGEDQALLAMQPLMPASDEPQLLIVGTLADPVEDRLIDLFGRMGIERVRSLPPRRSTELPPVGRGTKVLLAQPFLSATARALQARGAELIPAPYPFGVEGSRLWMRAAATACGLAPAAIEAVLAPLVERGRRAVAPHREVLAGKRLVLMPDSQLELSLARFLHQECGMELVEVGTPYLDRQLLAEELALLPAGTAITEGQDVERQLERVRAARPDLVVCGLGLANPLEAEGIATKWSIELVFSPIHGCDQAGDLAELFSRPLRRRNLLQFS; encoded by the coding sequence ATGGGCGCTGTCGCACCATGGGCTCCAGCCGTCACCGCCGGTGGCCAGGAGAGCTCCTCCCACCTTCCCCCCGTCTTGCGGGAGAGCGGACAACGGGAGGTGTTCTGCGGTCTCACCTCGATCGTGTGGCTGCACCGCCGCATGCCCGATGCCTTCTTCCTGGTGGTGGGGTCCCGCACCTGCGCCCACCTGGTCCAGAGCGCCGCCGGGGTGATGATCTTCGCCGAACCCCGGTTCGGCACGGCCATCCTCGGGGAACGGGACCTGGCCGGCCTCGCCGATGCCAATGAGGAGCTCGACCGGCTGGTGCGCGACCTGCTGGAGAGACGGCCCGAGATCCGCACCCTCTTCCTGGTGGGGTCGTGCCCCAGCGAGGTGATCAAGCTCGACCTGGGCAAGGCTGCCGAGCGGCTCAACGGCCAGCTGGCCGGACGGGTGCGGGTGCTGAACTACAGCGGCAGTGGGATCGAAACCACCTTCACCCAGGGGGAGGATCAGGCCCTGCTGGCGATGCAGCCGCTGATGCCGGCCAGCGACGAGCCGCAGCTGCTGATCGTGGGCACCCTCGCCGATCCGGTGGAAGATCGGTTGATCGACCTGTTCGGACGCATGGGGATCGAGCGGGTGCGCAGCCTGCCGCCGCGGCGATCCACCGAACTGCCGCCGGTGGGCCGCGGCACGAAGGTGCTGCTGGCGCAGCCGTTCCTCAGTGCCACCGCCCGGGCCCTGCAGGCCCGCGGCGCCGAACTGATCCCGGCCCCCTATCCCTTCGGCGTGGAGGGAAGCCGGCTCTGGATGCGGGCCGCTGCCACCGCCTGTGGCCTGGCCCCGGCGGCGATCGAGGCGGTCCTTGCACCGCTGGTGGAGCGGGGCCGGCGGGCGGTGGCCCCCCACCGGGAGGTGCTGGCCGGCAAACGGCTGGTGCTGATGCCCGACTCCCAGCTGGAACTCTCCCTGGCCCGTTTCCTGCATCAGGAGTGCGGCATGGAGCTGGTGGAAGTGGGTACCCCCTACCTGGATCGCCAGCTGCTGGCCGAAGAGCTGGCCCTGCTTCCCGCCGGCACGGCCATCACCGAGGGCCAGGACGTGGAACGCCAGCTGGAGCGGGTCCGGGCCGCCCGGCCTGATCTGGTGGTCTGCGGCCTGGGGCTGGCGAACCCGCTGGAAGCCGAAGGGATCGCCACCAAGTGGTCGATCGAACTGGTGTTCAGCCCGATCCACGGCTGCGACCAGGCCGGCGATCTGGCCGAGCTGTTCTCACGGCCGCTGCGGCGCCGCAACCTGCTCCAGTTCAGCTGA
- a CDS encoding CsoS2 family carboxysome shell protein, with product MASTSSRDAALERRKALTSAGKKAAGRYGSSASRVRTAADARPTRTSVPEPVMAPAAPVQATRPGRPARSAAMSLSAPAPSRTVAAPTRSTPRPISNPSRELVLSRREALSKRGKRADTSRDRTRTDLQKVAPAGAGSSAAPAGEHKCKCQERQAEASAPTSSAPARRSASLGSSSLGSSLSSRSSSAADRRPAVKRASQHNPSRSLVLARREALSKRGKAANTPSNSTAAAVARQGNPDLTTRELAQKVRELKSKVGSSGATRGSGSTRPTGPNLHGAKQAAAADAHWKVGVSETLRGQTVTGTQANRSPKTTGNEASTCRTITGTEYMGAEVFQSFCQDRPSPVQPAKVRVTATSHGNRVTGNEVGRSEKVTGDEPGTCKTITGTEYISANQALAYCGDLEPSPRKVGHSQTLGGRPVSGVMVGRSERVTGDEPGSGRQLTGTQYLGSEPLVPGRAPDKVNVLQTLRGTGITGTHVGRSERVTGDEPGSCRRVTGDEYIGRQQYEGFCGSQPEPEAAKVGFSITNKAQVVSGTRTGRSSRVTGDEPGTCKAVTGTPYAGLEQAGDWCSSKQVKEIRQRTPARLGTPGPSMTGLQPGIGGVMTGAERGACEPVTGTPYLGADQMAAACSAAETHDADFPQPLDSQPWEQFSIQSPARAAQSERQKSAAVTGTSYEQGNRITGPFDMASGKVTGTEQFRFDRHGSGSSAFDRISARGRAPISVDEDVRPASAPERPVSRVTGEGISAGLKITGDDWDRGERVTGTEGASARQRNPSRPGPMTAMPTYEAKRNEAVPAPVSRVTGSSGNTDRGSLVTVSGGARG from the coding sequence ATGGCCAGCACTTCCAGTCGTGACGCAGCTCTGGAGCGCCGCAAGGCCCTCACCAGCGCAGGCAAGAAAGCCGCTGGCCGTTACGGCTCCAGCGCCAGCCGCGTGCGCACGGCTGCGGATGCCCGTCCCACCCGCACCTCGGTGCCGGAGCCTGTCATGGCGCCTGCCGCCCCGGTTCAGGCGACCAGGCCCGGTCGTCCGGCGCGATCGGCAGCCATGTCGCTGTCGGCCCCGGCTCCTTCCAGAACTGTGGCGGCGCCGACGCGCAGCACCCCCCGGCCGATCAGCAACCCCAGCCGGGAGTTGGTTCTCTCCCGTCGGGAGGCTCTCAGCAAGCGGGGTAAGCGGGCCGATACCAGCCGCGACCGCACCCGTACCGATCTGCAGAAGGTCGCTCCAGCGGGCGCCGGATCCTCAGCAGCCCCGGCCGGTGAGCACAAGTGCAAGTGTCAGGAGCGCCAGGCTGAAGCCTCGGCCCCGACCAGCAGTGCGCCGGCTCGCCGATCGGCTTCTCTGGGGAGTTCCAGCCTCGGCAGCAGTCTGTCCTCGCGCAGCAGCAGTGCGGCTGATCGCCGCCCTGCCGTGAAGCGCGCCTCGCAGCACAACCCCAGCCGGTCTCTGGTGCTGGCCCGTCGTGAGGCCCTGAGCAAGCGCGGCAAGGCCGCCAACACGCCCAGCAATTCCACGGCTGCTGCTGTGGCGCGCCAGGGCAACCCCGACCTCACCACCCGAGAACTGGCTCAGAAGGTGCGTGAGCTCAAGAGCAAGGTGGGCTCCAGTGGCGCCACGCGGGGAAGCGGCAGCACCCGTCCCACGGGCCCCAACCTCCATGGCGCCAAGCAGGCGGCTGCCGCCGATGCCCACTGGAAGGTGGGCGTCAGTGAAACCCTCCGCGGACAGACGGTGACCGGCACCCAGGCCAACCGCTCGCCCAAGACCACCGGCAATGAGGCCAGCACCTGCCGCACGATCACCGGTACTGAATACATGGGTGCCGAGGTGTTTCAGTCCTTCTGTCAGGACCGGCCTTCCCCCGTTCAGCCTGCCAAGGTCCGGGTCACTGCCACCAGCCATGGCAACCGCGTCACCGGCAATGAGGTGGGCCGTTCGGAGAAGGTCACCGGCGATGAGCCCGGCACCTGCAAGACGATCACCGGCACGGAGTACATCTCCGCCAATCAGGCCCTGGCCTACTGCGGCGATCTCGAGCCCAGCCCGCGCAAGGTGGGTCACAGCCAGACCCTCGGTGGCCGTCCGGTCTCCGGTGTGATGGTGGGGCGCAGCGAGCGGGTCACCGGCGATGAGCCCGGCTCCGGACGCCAGCTCACCGGTACCCAGTACCTCGGATCTGAGCCCCTGGTGCCCGGCCGTGCCCCCGATAAGGTCAATGTCCTTCAGACGCTGCGTGGCACGGGGATCACCGGAACCCACGTCGGTCGTAGCGAGCGGGTCACCGGCGATGAGCCCGGCAGTTGCCGCCGCGTCACCGGTGATGAATACATCGGCCGTCAGCAATACGAAGGGTTTTGCGGATCCCAGCCCGAGCCGGAAGCGGCCAAGGTTGGATTCTCAATCACCAACAAGGCCCAGGTGGTGAGCGGGACGCGCACCGGCCGCTCCAGCCGGGTCACCGGTGATGAACCCGGCACCTGCAAGGCCGTCACGGGAACCCCCTATGCCGGACTGGAACAGGCGGGTGACTGGTGCTCCAGCAAGCAGGTCAAGGAGATCCGCCAGCGCACGCCTGCCCGCCTCGGTACTCCGGGCCCCAGCATGACCGGCCTGCAGCCCGGCATCGGTGGTGTCATGACCGGCGCTGAACGGGGTGCCTGCGAGCCCGTCACCGGCACCCCTTACCTCGGGGCCGATCAGATGGCTGCCGCCTGCAGCGCCGCCGAAACCCACGACGCTGATTTCCCTCAGCCGCTCGATTCCCAGCCCTGGGAGCAGTTCAGCATCCAGTCTCCGGCCCGCGCGGCCCAGAGTGAGCGTCAGAAATCCGCGGCTGTGACCGGCACCAGTTACGAACAGGGCAACCGCATCACCGGTCCGTTTGACATGGCCTCCGGCAAGGTGACCGGCACTGAGCAGTTCCGCTTTGACCGCCATGGCAGCGGTTCCTCTGCCTTCGATCGGATCTCGGCCCGAGGTCGGGCGCCGATCAGCGTCGATGAGGATGTGCGCCCTGCGTCCGCTCCTGAGCGACCCGTGTCGCGTGTCACCGGCGAAGGCATCTCCGCTGGCCTGAAGATCACCGGCGACGACTGGGATCGTGGCGAGAGGGTCACGGGTACGGAGGGAGCGTCTGCCCGTCAACGCAACCCCAGCCGTCCTGGCCCGATGACGGCCATGCCCACCTACGAGGCCAAGCGCAACGAAGCCGTTCCGGCTCCGGTGAGCCGGGTGACCGGATCGAGTGGAAACACCGATCGTGGCTCTCTGGTGACCGTGTCCGGCGGGGCCCGCGGCTGA
- a CDS encoding form I ribulose bisphosphate carboxylase large subunit produces MSKKYDAGVKEYRDTYWTPDYVPLDTDLLACFKCTGQEGVPKEEVAAAVAAESSTGTWSTVWSELLTDLDFYKGRCYRIEDVPGDKEAFYAFIAYPLDLFEEGSITNVLTSLVGNVFGFKALRHLRLEDIRFPMAFIKTCQGPPNGIVVERDRMNKYGRPLLGCTIKPKLGLSGKNYGRVVYECLRGGLDFTKDDENINSQPFQRWQNRFEFVAEAVKLSEQETGEKKGHYLNCTAATPEEMYERAEFAKELGQPIIMHDYITGGFTANTGLAKWCRKNGMLLHIHRAMHAVIDRHPKHGIHFRVLAKCLRLSGGDQLHTGTVVGKLEGDRQSTLGYIDQLRESFVPEDRSRGNFFDQDWGSMGGVFAVASGGIHVWHMPALVAIFGDDSVLQFGGGTHGHPWGSAAGAAANRVALEACVKARNAGREIEREGRDILTEAAKHSPELAIALETWKEIKFEFDTVDKLDVN; encoded by the coding sequence ATGAGCAAGAAGTACGACGCAGGGGTTAAGGAGTACCGCGACACGTATTGGACTCCTGATTACGTTCCCCTCGACACCGACCTGCTGGCCTGCTTCAAATGCACCGGCCAGGAAGGTGTGCCCAAGGAAGAGGTGGCTGCCGCTGTGGCCGCTGAATCCTCCACCGGCACCTGGTCCACCGTCTGGTCCGAGCTCCTCACCGATCTCGACTTCTACAAAGGCCGTTGCTACCGCATCGAAGACGTTCCTGGCGACAAGGAAGCCTTCTATGCCTTCATCGCCTATCCCCTCGATCTGTTCGAGGAAGGTTCGATCACCAACGTGCTGACCTCCCTGGTCGGCAACGTCTTCGGTTTCAAGGCCCTGCGCCACCTGCGTCTGGAAGACATCCGCTTCCCGATGGCCTTCATCAAGACCTGCCAGGGTCCGCCGAACGGCATCGTGGTCGAGCGCGATCGCATGAACAAGTACGGTCGTCCCCTGCTGGGTTGCACGATCAAGCCGAAGCTCGGCCTGAGTGGCAAGAACTACGGCCGGGTGGTGTATGAGTGCCTCCGCGGTGGCCTCGACTTCACCAAGGACGACGAGAACATCAACTCCCAGCCTTTCCAGCGCTGGCAGAACCGCTTCGAGTTCGTTGCCGAAGCCGTCAAGCTGTCTGAGCAGGAGACCGGCGAGAAGAAGGGGCACTACCTCAACTGCACCGCCGCCACTCCCGAGGAGATGTATGAGCGGGCCGAGTTCGCCAAGGAACTGGGTCAGCCCATCATCATGCACGACTACATCACCGGTGGCTTCACGGCCAATACCGGTCTGGCGAAGTGGTGCCGCAAGAACGGCATGCTGCTGCACATCCACCGCGCCATGCACGCGGTGATTGACCGCCATCCCAAGCACGGTATCCACTTCCGGGTGCTGGCCAAGTGCCTGCGTCTCTCCGGTGGTGACCAGCTGCACACCGGCACCGTGGTGGGCAAGCTGGAGGGTGATCGTCAGTCGACGCTGGGCTACATCGACCAGCTGCGTGAATCCTTCGTTCCCGAAGATCGCAGCCGCGGCAACTTCTTCGATCAGGATTGGGGCTCGATGGGCGGCGTCTTCGCCGTGGCCTCCGGCGGCATCCACGTCTGGCACATGCCTGCACTGGTGGCCATTTTCGGCGACGATTCGGTGCTGCAGTTCGGTGGTGGTACCCACGGTCACCCCTGGGGTTCTGCAGCTGGTGCTGCCGCCAACCGTGTGGCCCTTGAGGCCTGCGTCAAGGCACGCAATGCCGGCCGCGAGATTGAGCGGGAAGGTCGCGACATCCTTACGGAAGCAGCGAAGCACAGCCCTGAGCTGGCGATTGCCCTCGAGACCTGGAAGGAAATCAAGTTCGAGTTCGACACCGTCGACAAGCTCGACGTCAACTGA
- a CDS encoding BMC domain-containing protein — protein MERARSLSTLRAPLRSELRSDQLRGDSRREAPRITGTEVHGDSSGASCVITTDSEGRRLANQTSHVQSIELRTYVFLDSLQPQLAAYMGTVSQGFLPIPGDACLWLEVSPGMAVHRVTDIALKASTVRLGQMVVERAFGSLGLYHRDQSNVLHSGDVVLEAIGSRVEQRSPCEVTWTEIIRAITPDHAVLINRQNRRGSMIQAGMSIFILETEPAGYVLIAANEAEKASNITVVDVKAVGAFGRLTLAGREGDVEEAASAAMRAVAHINDR, from the coding sequence ATGGAGCGCGCTCGTTCCCTATCCACGCTTCGAGCTCCTCTGCGCTCCGAGCTCCGCAGCGACCAACTGCGTGGGGACAGCCGGCGCGAGGCTCCGCGGATCACCGGCACCGAGGTCCACGGCGACAGCTCCGGCGCCAGTTGTGTGATCACCACCGACAGCGAAGGCCGCCGGCTGGCCAACCAGACGAGCCACGTGCAGTCGATCGAGCTGCGCACCTACGTCTTCCTCGATTCGCTGCAGCCCCAGCTGGCCGCCTACATGGGCACGGTCTCCCAGGGATTCCTGCCGATTCCCGGTGATGCCTGTCTCTGGCTGGAGGTGTCTCCGGGGATGGCAGTGCATCGTGTCACCGACATCGCCCTCAAGGCCAGCACCGTGCGCCTCGGCCAGATGGTGGTGGAGCGGGCCTTCGGTTCGCTGGGGCTCTACCACCGGGATCAGAGCAACGTGCTCCATTCCGGTGATGTGGTGCTGGAGGCGATCGGCAGCCGGGTCGAGCAACGCAGCCCCTGCGAGGTGACCTGGACGGAGATCATTCGCGCGATCACGCCGGATCATGCCGTGCTGATCAACCGCCAGAACCGGCGAGGTTCGATGATCCAGGCCGGCATGAGCATCTTCATCCTGGAGACCGAGCCGGCCGGCTACGTGTTGATTGCCGCCAATGAGGCCGAAAAGGCTTCCAACATCACGGTGGTCGATGTGAAGGCCGTGGGGGCCTTTGGTCGTCTCACCCTCGCCGGCCGTGAAGGCGATGTGGAGGAGGCGGCTTCGGCCGCCATGCGGGCGGTGGCCCACATCAACGATCGATAG
- a CDS encoding non-canonical purine NTP pyrophosphatase translates to MLHAVGLEVRQQPEGLEIEETGRTYLENARLKAQTVATLTGCWALADDSGLEVDALGGAPGLYSARYAPTDHERIHRLLQELGGTPYRSASFNSAMVLADPTGQVAVEAEGICRGEILITPQGHGGGYDPIFWVREAGLSYAQLPHHLKEKLGSRGKAARQMAPRLLQLLGLAAA, encoded by the coding sequence ATGCTCCATGCCGTTGGTCTGGAGGTCCGTCAGCAACCAGAAGGGCTGGAGATCGAGGAGACAGGTCGCACCTACCTTGAGAACGCCCGGCTGAAGGCCCAGACGGTGGCGACGCTGACCGGCTGCTGGGCCCTGGCGGACGATTCCGGACTGGAGGTGGATGCCCTCGGCGGGGCACCGGGCCTCTACTCGGCTCGCTATGCCCCCACGGATCACGAACGGATCCACCGCCTGCTCCAGGAACTGGGGGGCACCCCCTATCGCAGCGCCAGCTTCAACAGCGCCATGGTGCTGGCTGATCCCACCGGCCAGGTCGCCGTCGAGGCCGAGGGGATCTGCCGTGGCGAAATTCTGATCACGCCGCAGGGCCATGGCGGCGGCTATGACCCGATTTTCTGGGTGCGGGAGGCCGGCCTGAGCTATGCCCAGCTGCCCCACCATCTCAAGGAGAAGCTGGGCAGCCGCGGCAAGGCCGCCCGGCAGATGGCCCCACGGCTGCTCCAGCTGCTCGGCCTGGCCGCGGCCTGA
- a CDS encoding ferredoxin:protochlorophyllide reductase (ATP-dependent) subunit B — MRIATSMEGVHYVLHAPQGDTYADLLFTMIERRDRRPPVTYTTFQARDLGGDTAELVKRSINDAVERFRPEALLVGESCTAELIQDQPGALAGGMDLGGIPVVSLELPAYSKKENWGAAETFYQLVRALLKPQLPPPGAAKPSPARWRQEGRRPRVNLLGPTLLGFRCRDDILEVSRLLGELGIDVTVVAPLGARPADLLRIPSADANVCLYPEVAGPVCNWLERSFGMPVVRSMPIGIGATGDFLREVTNLLEMDSEVIAAATNAEAEQRSRLPWYSRSVDSTYLTGKRVFIFGDATHAIAAARIASRELGFQVVGLGSYSREQARDVRAAAKELDLDALITDDYLVVEKAMAEAAPELVLGTQMERHSAKRLGIPCAVISTPLHVQDVPARTSPQMGWEGANVIFDTWVHPLMMGLEEHLITMFRHDFEFTEGHRSHLGGAPDGAGIEASGTKQPTTGAAASTETTTATAVASAAAGATAAPAAALAENGLHWSPDGEAELAKIPFFVRGKARRNAESFARAQGLHRIDAETLYEAKAHFSR, encoded by the coding sequence ATGCGCATCGCCACCTCGATGGAAGGGGTGCACTACGTGCTGCATGCCCCCCAGGGAGACACCTACGCCGATCTGCTGTTCACCATGATCGAGCGGCGCGACCGGCGCCCTCCCGTGACCTACACCACCTTCCAGGCCCGCGATCTGGGCGGTGACACAGCCGAACTGGTGAAGCGCTCGATCAACGACGCCGTGGAGCGGTTCCGGCCGGAGGCCCTGCTGGTGGGAGAAAGCTGCACCGCCGAACTGATTCAGGATCAGCCTGGGGCCCTGGCCGGCGGCATGGATCTGGGCGGCATTCCGGTGGTGAGCCTGGAGCTGCCGGCTTACTCCAAGAAAGAGAACTGGGGAGCAGCGGAGACCTTCTACCAATTGGTGCGAGCCCTGCTCAAACCACAGCTGCCGCCGCCCGGGGCCGCCAAGCCCTCACCGGCCCGCTGGCGCCAGGAAGGCCGCCGGCCGCGGGTGAACCTGCTGGGCCCCACCCTGCTGGGCTTCCGCTGCCGCGACGACATCCTTGAGGTCAGCCGCCTGCTGGGCGAGCTCGGCATCGACGTGACCGTGGTCGCCCCTCTGGGTGCAAGACCGGCGGATCTGCTGCGCATCCCCAGCGCCGATGCCAACGTCTGCCTCTATCCCGAGGTGGCCGGCCCGGTCTGCAACTGGCTGGAGCGGAGCTTCGGCATGCCGGTGGTGCGCAGCATGCCGATCGGCATTGGCGCCACCGGCGACTTCCTGCGGGAGGTCACCAACCTGCTGGAGATGGACTCCGAGGTGATCGCTGCCGCCACCAACGCTGAGGCGGAGCAGCGATCCCGACTGCCCTGGTATTCGCGCTCGGTGGATTCCACCTACCTCACAGGCAAGCGGGTGTTCATTTTCGGCGATGCCACCCACGCCATCGCCGCCGCCCGCATCGCCAGCCGGGAACTGGGATTTCAGGTGGTGGGGCTGGGCAGTTACAGCCGCGAGCAGGCCCGCGACGTGCGGGCCGCAGCCAAGGAGCTCGACCTGGACGCGCTGATCACCGACGACTACCTGGTGGTGGAGAAGGCCATGGCCGAGGCGGCACCGGAGCTGGTGCTGGGCACCCAGATGGAGCGGCACAGTGCCAAGCGCCTGGGCATTCCCTGCGCCGTGATCAGCACGCCGCTGCACGTTCAGGACGTGCCGGCCCGCACCTCACCGCAGATGGGCTGGGAAGGAGCCAACGTGATCTTCGACACCTGGGTGCACCCGCTGATGATGGGGCTGGAGGAGCACCTGATCACGATGTTCCGCCACGATTTCGAGTTCACCGAAGGACACCGCAGCCACCTCGGTGGAGCACCGGATGGAGCCGGAATCGAAGCCAGCGGGACCAAACAGCCAACAACAGGGGCCGCAGCCTCGACAGAGACCACAACAGCTACAGCCGTGGCATCAGCAGCAGCCGGGGCAACAGCCGCTCCAGCAGCTGCTTTGGCGGAGAACGGCCTGCACTGGAGCCCGGATGGGGAGGCGGAACTGGCCAAGATCCCCTTCTTCGTGCGGGGCAAGGCCAGACGCAACGCTGAATCCTTTGCCCGGGCCCAGGGACTGCATCGGATCGATGCCGAAACCCTCTACGAAGCCAAGGCTCATTTCAGCCGATGA
- a CDS encoding transcriptional regulator, protein MKRLDLLLGERELGPICAALRTAGAPGYSVMRHVTGVGKGGEVQESMEMSGYGANAHVIVFCEAEVLEQIRAALRPLLNYYGGVGFVSDAQPL, encoded by the coding sequence ATGAAACGTCTCGATCTGTTGTTGGGAGAGCGGGAGCTGGGCCCGATCTGCGCGGCTCTGCGCACCGCCGGAGCTCCCGGCTACTCGGTGATGCGCCATGTCACCGGGGTGGGAAAGGGGGGTGAGGTGCAGGAATCGATGGAGATGAGCGGCTACGGCGCCAACGCCCATGTGATCGTGTTCTGCGAGGCGGAGGTGCTGGAGCAGATCCGTGCAGCACTGCGGCCCCTGCTCAACTACTACGGCGGCGTTGGCTTCGTCTCCGACGCCCAGCCCCTCTGA